The bacterium genome includes a region encoding these proteins:
- the rsmG gene encoding 16S rRNA (guanine(527)-N(7))-methyltransferase RsmG: MTFINIDDLQSGALELGIELSASQLDQFDSFASFFVETNKHFNLTRITNPHEIVTSHFLDSLTCLAALNPKHGANVIDVGSGAGFPGIPIKIARPDLHVSLLDSTFKKVKFISQAVALLELSEVVPIHGRAEDICRDKDFREKFDIAYARALSELTILAELCLPLVKTGGHVVAQKSKLIDEEISHARPIIGQLGGHVHKVAKVKIPLTDIIRRLVIISKVKPTPEAFPRSYSRIVKTKPA, translated from the coding sequence ATGACATTTATAAACATAGACGATCTTCAAAGTGGAGCGCTTGAACTGGGAATAGAGTTGTCCGCAAGTCAACTGGATCAGTTCGACAGTTTCGCCTCGTTCTTCGTTGAGACAAATAAGCATTTTAACCTGACGCGCATCACAAACCCGCATGAGATTGTCACATCCCACTTTCTGGACTCGCTGACATGCCTTGCTGCTCTCAACCCGAAGCATGGTGCTAATGTAATTGACGTAGGGTCAGGTGCAGGCTTTCCAGGCATCCCGATAAAAATAGCCAGGCCGGATTTGCATGTCAGTTTGCTCGACTCGACATTTAAAAAAGTAAAGTTCATATCTCAGGCAGTCGCTCTACTCGAATTGTCTGAAGTAGTGCCAATTCATGGGAGAGCAGAGGATATCTGTCGGGACAAAGATTTCAGAGAGAAATTCGACATTGCCTATGCCCGCGCTCTTTCCGAGCTTACGATCTTGGCCGAACTCTGCCTGCCACTCGTGAAAACAGGCGGGCATGTGGTGGCTCAAAAGAGCAAGTTGATCGATGAGGAGATAAGCCATGCCCGCCCGATAATAGGTCAGCTTGGCGGACATGTGCATAAGGTTGCGAAAGTAAAAATCCCGCTAACAGATATAATTCGCCGTCTGGTTATTATCTCAAAGGTCAAACCCACCCCCGAGGCATTTCCACGCTCATACTCACGTATCGTCAAAACTAAACCAGCCTAG
- the eno gene encoding phosphopyruvate hydratase produces MFSASIEEIIAREILDSRGNPTVEVEVWLDDGTMGRAAVPSGASTGAHEALEMRDGDKTRFLGKGVMNAVRNVNELIAPELINYPVTEQAAIDQTMLDLDGTENKSKLGANAILGVSLACAKAAAESQGLPLYRYLGGVNAKDLPVPMMNILNGGKHADNTVDIQEFMVMPVGACCWADALRMCAEVYHNLAKVLKSKGLSTAIGDEGGFAPNLKNSEETIEVILEAIEKAGYKPGEQFMIALDPAATEMYHDGVYNFEGEGVKRTSAEMVDYWESLVNKYPIISIEDGMAEDDWDGWVALTKRVGDKVQIVGDDLYVTNVERLKKGIELGASNSILIKVNQIGSLTETLDTIELAKKNNMTAVVSHRSGETEDTFIADLVVATNAGQIKTGAPARSERVAKYNQLIRVEEDLSDVARYPGIKAFYNVKK; encoded by the coding sequence ATGTTTAGTGCATCTATTGAGGAAATCATAGCACGAGAAATACTCGACTCACGCGGCAATCCGACCGTTGAAGTCGAAGTCTGGCTTGATGATGGCACAATGGGACGTGCAGCCGTGCCAAGCGGAGCATCCACCGGTGCTCACGAAGCACTCGAGATGAGAGACGGCGACAAGACCCGCTTCTTGGGCAAGGGCGTTATGAACGCAGTGCGCAATGTCAATGAGTTAATCGCCCCTGAACTCATCAATTACCCGGTGACCGAGCAGGCCGCTATCGACCAGACCATGCTCGACTTGGACGGAACTGAGAATAAGTCAAAGCTCGGCGCAAATGCGATCTTGGGTGTAAGCCTTGCCTGCGCAAAGGCCGCAGCAGAGTCACAGGGACTGCCGCTGTATCGCTATCTGGGCGGAGTCAATGCCAAGGATCTGCCAGTGCCGATGATGAACATCCTGAACGGCGGTAAGCACGCTGACAACACTGTTGACATTCAGGAGTTTATGGTCATGCCGGTCGGGGCATGCTGCTGGGCTGATGCCTTAAGAATGTGCGCCGAGGTCTATCATAATCTGGCAAAGGTATTGAAGAGTAAGGGTCTGTCGACCGCAATCGGCGATGAGGGCGGTTTTGCTCCCAATCTCAAGAACTCTGAAGAGACCATTGAAGTTATTCTTGAAGCAATCGAGAAGGCCGGTTATAAGCCGGGCGAGCAATTCATGATTGCCCTGGACCCGGCCGCGACTGAGATGTATCACGATGGTGTTTACAACTTCGAGGGTGAGGGCGTCAAACGCACTTCTGCCGAGATGGTCGACTACTGGGAATCACTGGTCAACAAATATCCGATTATTTCCATCGAAGACGGTATGGCTGAAGATGACTGGGACGGCTGGGTCGCACTTACCAAGCGCGTAGGCGACAAGGTCCAGATAGTCGGCGACGACCTCTATGTGACCAACGTCGAGCGCCTAAAGAAAGGCATTGAGCTTGGAGCATCCAACTCGATCCTTATCAAAGTGAACCAGATCGGTTCGCTCACTGAGACTCTCGACACTATCGAGCTTGCCAAGAAGAACAATATGACCGCAGTTGTCAGCCATAGATCGGGCGAGACTGAGGATACTTTTATCGCTGACCTGGTGGTTGCCACAAATGCCGGTCAAATCAAGACAGGCGCTCCTGCTCGCAGCGAGCGCGTTGCGAAATACAATCAACTTATCAGAGTCGAAGAGGATCTCTCAGACGTCGCCCGCTACCCTGGGATAAAGGCGTTTTATAACGTGAAGAAGTAG
- a CDS encoding glycosyltransferase family 39 protein — MHRFRIHFIILLVIMGFYVLYFAGLGANPLLDPDEPIYGQFVKEMVRSGDWLTPHYAGKLWFDKPPMYYWLASVSVKTFGLSEFALRLPSALCAVGIVLIVFLLASYDFGRRTGVFASLVIATTMMQIIMSHAAATDAIMVFFLVIALYAYRLWLDTTGRKRFVWIAICGCATGFGMLTKGPVVPLLLTVTFFIHLWWTKSLRKLRMADAAIGTITALVMGLPWYIAMCMMHGRAFVDGFIITNNLARFAAPLHKSQTGYWYSYLRNVPIMLAFFLPWSVFLPQAVKKYWRANNGAKLLVTWFAVVMVFFSASKTQNFTYTYPAFPAAAILVGILFAKATKGEKSSAKSISIGIRTGLAISLLLAAALVIFAVKRFPAAIMPASVIGISLVGAFAISLIGSMTRRIKVANTVWITTGGMLVFTLVLIYCAMPIVSRQKSTKLIAERIAALDGVKVAAFNLWRPGLFYYLDEKPIDISNKAQISELMSDCSPIVIICKENDEDYIEQEGSKELFGIGDLDVYQNHECMRRDRRLIVGQVAYNSFVCDLSNVRPKF, encoded by the coding sequence ATGCACCGGTTCAGAATCCATTTCATAATTTTGTTGGTCATAATGGGCTTTTACGTGCTTTATTTTGCGGGGCTGGGAGCGAACCCACTGCTGGACCCTGACGAGCCCATATATGGCCAGTTCGTAAAAGAAATGGTCAGGAGCGGCGACTGGCTGACCCCGCACTACGCCGGTAAGCTCTGGTTCGATAAACCGCCGATGTACTATTGGCTGGCCTCCGTTTCAGTCAAAACGTTCGGGCTCTCTGAATTTGCACTGCGGTTGCCGTCAGCGCTCTGCGCTGTCGGCATTGTGCTGATTGTATTCCTGCTTGCTTCATATGATTTCGGCAGACGCACGGGGGTGTTTGCGTCCCTGGTCATAGCCACAACCATGATGCAGATAATAATGTCGCATGCCGCGGCGACCGATGCAATAATGGTCTTCTTCTTGGTAATTGCTCTCTATGCATACAGACTCTGGCTGGATACGACCGGACGCAAGCGTTTCGTGTGGATCGCGATATGCGGATGCGCGACAGGTTTTGGAATGCTTACGAAGGGTCCCGTGGTCCCGCTTCTACTTACTGTGACATTTTTCATTCATCTCTGGTGGACAAAATCTCTTCGTAAACTAAGAATGGCTGATGCAGCCATTGGAACCATTACTGCGCTGGTTATGGGGCTGCCTTGGTACATCGCGATGTGCATGATGCATGGCAGAGCATTTGTGGATGGGTTCATAATAACCAACAATCTAGCCAGATTTGCAGCGCCTCTGCACAAGAGCCAGACCGGGTATTGGTATTCATATCTGCGAAATGTGCCTATAATGCTGGCATTTTTCCTGCCTTGGAGTGTATTTTTACCGCAGGCAGTCAAAAAATACTGGCGGGCAAATAATGGCGCAAAGCTCTTGGTCACATGGTTTGCCGTGGTGATGGTATTTTTCTCAGCCTCAAAGACTCAAAATTTCACCTACACATACCCCGCGTTTCCTGCGGCAGCGATATTGGTAGGTATATTGTTCGCGAAAGCGACCAAGGGTGAGAAGAGTTCCGCCAAATCAATCTCGATTGGCATACGAACAGGACTAGCTATATCCCTGCTGTTGGCTGCTGCTTTGGTTATATTTGCAGTTAAGCGCTTCCCTGCTGCCATAATGCCTGCATCCGTTATTGGAATAAGCCTTGTGGGTGCATTCGCAATTTCGCTGATCGGCTCAATGACCCGCCGGATAAAGGTAGCCAATACTGTTTGGATCACAACAGGTGGAATGCTTGTCTTTACGCTGGTGCTGATATACTGTGCCATGCCCATAGTCTCCAGACAGAAGAGCACAAAACTCATAGCTGAACGGATCGCTGCTTTGGACGGAGTAAAAGTGGCGGCATTTAACCTGTGGAGACCCGGGCTGTTCTATTACCTGGACGAGAAACCAATCGATATCAGCAACAAGGCACAGATAAGCGAACTGATGTCCGACTGCAGCCCAATCGTTATCATTTGTAAGGAAAATGACGAGGATTATATTGAGCAGGAAGGCTCGAAAGAACTCTTCGGCATCGGCGATCTGGATGTCTACCAGAATCATGAGTGCATGCGCCGCGATAGAAGGCTTATTGTGGGACAAGTCGCATACAATTCATTTGTATGCGACTTGTCCAATGTCCGGCCGAAATTCTAA
- a CDS encoding redoxin domain-containing protein produces MRNLRFIVLIATVFTITLALRAIALQTGEKAPGFKLNDQFGKTWDLSSLSGKVVVVVVANRDSGRAMGPWVDNLKKKYGDKIQLLGLMDLHTIPGIGRGIAKSRIRKETKDPLMLDFNGSTAKAYDVSGKIPVVVVIDQNSVVKAVQKNEYSTDRFKSISNAVDAALK; encoded by the coding sequence ATGCGCAATTTACGGTTCATTGTCTTAATTGCAACGGTCTTTACTATCACGCTTGCCTTACGTGCGATTGCACTTCAGACAGGTGAAAAAGCCCCTGGCTTCAAGCTCAACGACCAGTTCGGCAAGACCTGGGATCTATCCAGCCTATCCGGCAAGGTTGTGGTCGTAGTTGTGGCAAACAGAGACTCAGGCAGAGCTATGGGACCATGGGTCGATAACCTAAAAAAGAAATACGGTGATAAAATCCAGCTCCTCGGCTTGATGGATTTACATACTATCCCAGGCATAGGCCGGGGGATCGCAAAATCGAGGATCAGAAAAGAGACCAAAGACCCACTGATGCTGGATTTCAACGGCTCGACAGCAAAAGCCTATGACGTAAGTGGCAAAATCCCAGTTGTGGTGGTAATTGATCAAAACTCAGTGGTGAAGGCTGTTCAGAAGAATGAATATAGTACAGACAGGTTCAAGAGCATCTCCAATGCTGTCGATGCGGCTCTCAAGTAA